The window CGTGCGGCCGAAGGCGCCCACGGCGATCCATTCGCCCGAGGGCAGGCGCGCGGCGGACATCAGCGGCTCGCCGTTCTTCTCGGTGAAGGCCACTTCGACCCAGTTGAGGCCGCCGTCGGCAGTGCGCAGGATCCAGCCCTCGTGTCCGAGGGCGATGCCGGTCTTGTCGTCGGAGAAGACGAGGCGCGTGATCAGGGCCTGGCGGTTGGCGGAAAGGTTTGCGCGGCGCCAGCTCGCGCCTTCGTCGGTGGAGACGAGGATGGTCCCGAGTTCGCCCGCGGTGACCAGTCCGGCGGCTGTACGCGCGATGGTGGTGAGTTGCATCCGGTCCACCGGGATGCGGGTGGCGGCAAGCGGGGGCACGCTGCGCGGCGAAAACGCGTAGACCCCGGCAAGCGCCACGGCCAATGCTATCGCCAAGCCGACGAGGGTTCGCATGGACTGTCTCCTTGATGAACGGTCTGCCGCCTGAGGCCTCGGCAGTGTGCGCCAATTATTGACGGCGCGTGGGGTAGGGCATCGTCCAAACGGGTTAATGCGCTCCGCGACGCGCTCTTGCCCGCAACATATTCCCCGCCGTTCGCGGCGTTAGTCCGTTCAGACGATGAGTCGCTGCCGACCGTATGAAAACCTTGCGACAACGGGGCAATTGCCCCACTGCGATGTTTGCCGACGGCGGGCACGCTTTCGAGGAGACAAGGTATGGGCGTTCTGAGCGAAGACCAGGTGGCGGGCGTGCTCGCCGAAGACTACATGACGTCCGAGGCCGTCGAGCTGCTGCAGCGGGCACGCGAGCTGGCGCCGCGCCTGGCCGCCCGCGCGAGCGATGCCGAGCGGGAAGGGAGGGTGCCGCCTGAGTCGGTACGCGAGATCGCCGCGGCGGGCCTCTTCCGCGTGTTGCAGCCGCGGCGCTGGGGCGGCTACGAGCTCGATCCGCGCGTGTTCTACCGCATCCAGATGGCGCTCGCCGAAGGCTGCATGTCGACGGCGTGGATCTACGGCGTCATCGGCGTGCATGACTGGCAGCTGGCGCTGTTTCCCGAGCAGGCGCAGCAGGACGTGTGGGCGAAGGATTCCGGCACGCTCATCGCGTCGACCTACATGCCGGTGGGCAAGGCGGAGAAGGTCGAGGGCGGTTATCGCTTCTCCGGTCGCTGGAGCTTCTCGAGCGGCGTCGACCACTGCGAATGGATCTTCCTCGGCGGGCTGCTGCCGAAACGCGACGGCTCCGAGGGGTTCGAGCACACGACCTTCCTGCTGCCCAAGTCGGATTACCGCATCGAGCGCAACTGGGACGTGCTGGGGCTGCGCGCTACCGGCAGCCACGACATCGTCGTCGACAACGCCTTCGTGCCCGAGCATCGCACCCAGCGCACCAACGACCACGCCGACGCCGGCTGCCCGGGGCGCGAGCTGAATTCCGGCTGGCTGTACCGTATCCCCTTCACGCAGGTGTTCCAGCGCGCGGTGTCGTCCTCGTGCATCGGCGCGCTCGACGGCGCGATCGCGAGCTTCCGGGAGCGGGCGGCGGCGCACATCGGCAAGCACGGCGCGAAGACGGCCGACGACCCGAACGCGCAGACGGCGGTGTCGGAAGCGATGATGACGACGGACCAGCTCAAGCTCGTGCTGTTCCGCAACTATGCGCGCATCGTGCAGTGCGCGCGCACGGGCGAGCGGATGCCGGTCGAGGAGCGCCTGATGCAGCGCGCCCAGGCCTCGCAGGTGCCCAAGGTGTGCGCGCGCATGGCCGACGAGCTGCTGCGCGCCTGCGCCGCGTCTGGCACCTTCCGCACGAATCCGGTGGAGCGCGTGTTCCGCGACATCCATCAGGCGCGTGCGCACATCGCGAACAACACCGACGCCTATGCCCGCGCGCACGGCGCCGTGATGCTCGGCCTGCCGAACGCCGATCCCTTCGTGTGAGCGGGCGCGGGCGACAGGATGGACAACACAGGGGAGAGGACGATGGGACGGCTCGATGGAAAGGTTGTGCTGGTGACGGGCGGCGCCAGTGGAGTAGGGCGCGAGGATGTGCTCCTGATGGCGCGCGAGGGCGCACGGGTGGTCCTCACCGACCGCAACGTGGAGGCGGGCGAGGCGCTGGCGCAGGAAGTCGGCGATCAGGCGATGTTCCTGCGTCACGACGTCGCGAGCGAGGCGGACTGGCAGGCGGTGATGGCGGCCATCGAACCCCGATTCGGGTCGTTCGATGCCGTGGTCAACAATGCCGGCATCCTCGAATCGGCCTCCCTCGAGGAGGCCACGCTCGAACACTGGCAACGCATCCAGCGCATCAACGCGGACTCGTGCTTCCTCGGCTGCAAGTACGGCGTGCTGGCGCTGAAGGCGCGCGGCGGCGCCATCGTCAACATGGCGTCCGTGTCGTCGTGGCTACCGGTGGATGGCTATGCGGCCTACAGCGCGTCGAAGGCTGCAGTCGGCGCGGTGACGCGCGCCGCGGCGCTCCACTGCCGCAAGCGTGGCTATGCGATCCGGGTGAACTCGGTTCATCCGGACGGCATCTACACGCCGATGATGCAGGCGAGCGCTCCCGGCGTCGATCCCAAATACATGCTGTTCGATCCCGACAAGAACCGGGGCGGGCGCGCGTGCATGCCCGACGAGATCGCCAAGGTCGTGCTGTTCCTGGTGTCGGACGAATCGCGCTTCGTGAGCGGGGCCGAGATCCGCGTCGACAACGCGATCCTGGGCATGGGGCTATGAGCACGGCGCCCACGCGCTGGCACGCGCTCAAGATCGCCTCGGTTGTCGCCGAGACGCACGACTCGAAGTCGTTCGAATTCGAGGTGCCGTCGGATCTTGCCGAGACTTTCAAGTACCGTCCCGGCCAGTTCCTGACGCTGCGCGTGCCCGTGCTGGGGCGCCATCTGCCGCGCTGCTATTCGATGTCGAGCGCGCCGACGCTGGACGCCCGTCCGCGCGTCACGGTCAAGCGCGTCGCGCATGGCCGCGCGTCGAACTGGCTGTGCGACCAGCTGAAGGCGGGCGACACGCTCGACGTCATGGCGCCGGCCGGCATCTTCACGCCGCGCGCGCTGCAGGCGGATTTCGTCCTCTTCGCGGCCGGCAGCGGCATCACGCCGGTGTATTCCATTCTTCGCGCCGCGCTCGCGCACGGGCAGGGGCGGGTCGGCCTGATCTATGCGAACCGCGACGAGCGCTCCGTCGTCTTCCGCGACGGCCTCAAGGAACTCGCGGTGGCCCACCCCGCGCGCCTGCAGGTGACCCACTGGCTGGACTCGGTGCAGGGCGTGCCTGCCGTCGCGCAGCTCGCGGAGCTCGCCCGGCCGTGGCGCGACGCCCAGGCCTTCATCTGCGGCCCCTCGGCCTTCATGGACGCGAGCGTGGCCGCGCTGGAAGCCGTCGGCATGGCGAGCGACGCCGTGCATGTCGAACGCTTCGTGTCGCTGCCCGACGAGGAGGATGCGGACGCGGTGAGCGCCGCCGCGGCCGCGACCGCACCCGCGGCCGTCGTCGAGCAGGCCGAGCTCGAAGTCTCGCTCGACGGCGAGCGTCGCACGATCGCCTGCGGCGGCAGCGAGACGCTGCTCGACGCGATGCTGCGCGCCGGCCTCAACGCGCCGCATTCGTGTCAGGCCGGCATGTGCGCCTCGTGCATGTGCCAGGTCGAGGAAGGCAGCGTGCATCTGCGCCACAACGAGGTGCTCGACCAGAAGGACCTCGACCGCGCCTGGACCCTTTCCTGCCAGGCCGTCCCGACCTCGCACCGCCTGCGCGTGCGCTTTCCCGGCTGATCGGGCCGCCGGGGCGCGGGCTCCGGCCTCTGTTCCGATTAGTCCTGTTGGAGGATGTCTCCCTTCCCCGCGGCCGCGATGATTGGTTCAGGAGCCGGCCAGACGCCGATTCGGCGGCCGGCGCATCCAAATCACGTTCCGAGTGGGAGAAGCAAGTGAAGATTCTGGTCCCCGTGAAGCGGGTGGTCGATTACAACGTCAAGGTGCGGGTGAAGTCCGACCGCAGCGGGGTCGAGCTCGCCGGCGTCAAGATGGCCATCAACCCCTTCGATGAAATCTCGGTGGAAGAGGCCGTGCGCCTGAAGGAGGCCGGCATCGCGACCGAAGTCGTCGCCGTGAGCTGCGGCAGCGCCGCGAGCCAGGAGACGCTGCGCACCGCGCTGGCGATGGGCGCCGACCGCGCGATCCTGGTCGAGTGTGGCGAACTGAGCGACGCCGAACTGCAGCCGCTCGCGGTGGGCAAGCTGCTGAAGGCCGTCGCGGAGCGCGAGCAGCCGCAGCTGGTGATCTGCGGCAAGCAGGCGATCGACGACGACGCCAACCAGACCGGTCAGATCCTCGCCGCGCTGATGGGCTGGGCGCAGGCGACCTTCGCGTCGAAGCTCTGCGTCGAGGGCGCGGCCCTGCGCGTCACGCGCGAGGTCGACGGCGGGCTGGAGACGCTCGAACTGAAGCTGCCGGCGGTCGTTACGTCGGATCTGCGCCTCAACGAGCCGCGCTACGCGACGCTGCCCAACATCATGAAGGCGAAGAAGAAGCCGCTGGACGTGATCGCCGCCGCCGGGCTCGGCGTCGATATCGCGCCGCGCCTGCGCCATTCCCAATATTCCGAACCGCCGGTCCGCAAAGCGGGCATCAAGGTCGCCGACGTGGCCGACCTGATCGCCCGGCTCCGGAACGACGCCAAGGTCATCTGAGGAGTCCCGAGAACATGAAGGTTCTGGTCATTGCGGAACACGACGACGGCAAGCTCGCCGGCGCGACGCTCAACGCGGTCACTGCCGCGCAGTCATTCGGCGCGCCCGTGCATGTGCTGGTGGCCGGCCACGATACGGCCGCCGCCGCAGGCGAAGCCGCCGCGCTGGCGGGCGTTGCGGAGGTCATCGCGGTGAATGCCGCGCATTATCG is drawn from Azoarcus sp. DN11 and contains these coding sequences:
- a CDS encoding acyl-CoA dehydrogenase family protein, whose product is MGVLSEDQVAGVLAEDYMTSEAVELLQRARELAPRLAARASDAEREGRVPPESVREIAAAGLFRVLQPRRWGGYELDPRVFYRIQMALAEGCMSTAWIYGVIGVHDWQLALFPEQAQQDVWAKDSGTLIASTYMPVGKAEKVEGGYRFSGRWSFSSGVDHCEWIFLGGLLPKRDGSEGFEHTTFLLPKSDYRIERNWDVLGLRATGSHDIVVDNAFVPEHRTQRTNDHADAGCPGRELNSGWLYRIPFTQVFQRAVSSSCIGALDGAIASFRERAAAHIGKHGAKTADDPNAQTAVSEAMMTTDQLKLVLFRNYARIVQCARTGERMPVEERLMQRAQASQVPKVCARMADELLRACAASGTFRTNPVERVFRDIHQARAHIANNTDAYARAHGAVMLGLPNADPFV
- a CDS encoding SDR family oxidoreductase: MGRLDGKVVLVTGGASGVGREDVLLMAREGARVVLTDRNVEAGEALAQEVGDQAMFLRHDVASEADWQAVMAAIEPRFGSFDAVVNNAGILESASLEEATLEHWQRIQRINADSCFLGCKYGVLALKARGGAIVNMASVSSWLPVDGYAAYSASKAAVGAVTRAAALHCRKRGYAIRVNSVHPDGIYTPMMQASAPGVDPKYMLFDPDKNRGGRACMPDEIAKVVLFLVSDESRFVSGAEIRVDNAILGMGL
- a CDS encoding ferredoxin--NADP reductase, with the protein product MSTAPTRWHALKIASVVAETHDSKSFEFEVPSDLAETFKYRPGQFLTLRVPVLGRHLPRCYSMSSAPTLDARPRVTVKRVAHGRASNWLCDQLKAGDTLDVMAPAGIFTPRALQADFVLFAAGSGITPVYSILRAALAHGQGRVGLIYANRDERSVVFRDGLKELAVAHPARLQVTHWLDSVQGVPAVAQLAELARPWRDAQAFICGPSAFMDASVAALEAVGMASDAVHVERFVSLPDEEDADAVSAAAAATAPAAVVEQAELEVSLDGERRTIACGGSETLLDAMLRAGLNAPHSCQAGMCASCMCQVEEGSVHLRHNEVLDQKDLDRAWTLSCQAVPTSHRLRVRFPG
- a CDS encoding electron transfer flavoprotein subunit beta/FixA family protein — encoded protein: MKILVPVKRVVDYNVKVRVKSDRSGVELAGVKMAINPFDEISVEEAVRLKEAGIATEVVAVSCGSAASQETLRTALAMGADRAILVECGELSDAELQPLAVGKLLKAVAEREQPQLVICGKQAIDDDANQTGQILAALMGWAQATFASKLCVEGAALRVTREVDGGLETLELKLPAVVTSDLRLNEPRYATLPNIMKAKKKPLDVIAAAGLGVDIAPRLRHSQYSEPPVRKAGIKVADVADLIARLRNDAKVI